Within Spinacia oleracea cultivar Varoflay chromosome 4, BTI_SOV_V1, whole genome shotgun sequence, the genomic segment TATGCATCGGAAATTCAAAGATCGATTCAGATAGGTTTGTTGTGTGTTCAGCAGAATCCAGAAGATAGACCAAGCATGTCACAAGTCTCTGTCATGTTAAGTGGTGATACTGAATTGGCTATACCAACAGAACCTGGATTCTTCGTTCAAAGGTATATGCCCCAAGAGTCACACTCAGGAGCCACGCAATCTAGTTCCAATGAGGTTACTGTAACATTACTTTCTGGAAGATGAAGTCTACATACTGTCCTAATTGTATCCATCTTATTTTCATACTCATTCTCACTATTAattattcttttcttttttatgtgCATCTGCGTTTTGGGTTTTCATGCTCATTGTGAACCTTGTTCATAGTCTATGAATTGAATCCGGCTAATACCGATGCTATATTTTCTAACCATTGATATATGGAGTACTCAATttgtataattattttattttgtggGGAAAAGTTTTCACTGGTAAATTTCTCTAACTTCTCAGAAGCTCAGAATGAGTGAAATCTTTGATCATGATTCAAATCTGAGGTATACTTTGTATTAGAGTTTATTTTCAGCATTGGTATGCTGGATTAAACTGAAGTTGAGAAGAAAATAATGCAGTGAGAAAAAGGCCTAATCTTTGGATGCTGCAGAGATTCAGTCGTAATGCACATTTTTTTGACAATTATATCCATCTGTTGTTGGGATGACCTTTCAAGTGGTGAACTTTGAAAAACCGAAGCAATATTAGCCAAGGAAATTTTGGATAGACTTTTCCACTTTGAAATCTAAGAAGAAGTTAACATGCAGTGagttctttctcaaaagaatCGCTGTACTTATTTTCTGGAGGTAGCTATATATCTCAGCTtcagaaaataataatatactCTATGACATGATTTTCAAAACTAGAGTTCTAccacttttttttcttttaattcttTGAGTTTGCTGCAAATTTAAACAAAGAGTCTAACTGGGTTAATTTGATTTGTTATAGTCATATTAGGTAGTATTAGGTTTAGTTGGTTGCAcatttttcaaattttatttcTTGCTCCTTGAACAAGGAATAAAATCAAAATGATAGCAACGTCATCTGGTGTAGTTATTTTATGGTCACTAATGTCCCTGTTTATTACTTGTATAGCTCTAGATACAATCCCTCTAGGTAAATCCATTCGAGATGGAACTATCTCGGAGACCTTAGTATCTGCTAATGGAGATTTTGAGCTGGGTTTTTTCAGTCCAGGCAATAGTGGGAGGAGATATGTCGGAATTTGGTTCAAAAAAATCCCAGTTCCGACTGTTGTTTGGGTTGCCAATCGAGAAGATCCACTTGTTGATTCTTCTGGTGTTCTGCAGCTCAACAACAATTCTCTTGTACTTTACAGTAGCACAAGACATGTGTTGTGGTATAGcaattcaacaataaaaatGCAGAATCCAGTTGCACAGCTTTTGGACAGTGGAAACCTTGTTGTCAGAGATGAGGATGAGAATAACCCTGACAATTTCTTATGGCAAAGTTTCGACTATCCATGTGATACCCTACTACCTGGAATGAAGTTGGGAAGGGACCTTGTTACGGGGATTGATCGGTTTCTAACATCATGGAAAAGCAGTGATGATCCTTCACCAGGTAGCTATACTTATCAAATGGATTCTCATGGATACCCACAGCCATTTGTTTTTAGGGACAATTCTGTTGAGCTATTCCGTGATGGTCCATGGAACGGTGTCTGGTTCTCTGGGACTGCTATGTTACCAGATGATTCATTGGTTGAGTTTGTTTTAAACAATAAGGAGATGTATTATACGTATGAAATGGGTAACATCCCAACTAGGAGGACTTTGACTATAGATGGGAATATTCAACGTCTGAATTGGAACGATGATACTAAAAGTTGGACATTACTGTATACAAAACCAAATGATAAATGTGATAGTTTTGCGCCCTGTGGGTCATTTGGTATTTGCAGTGTTACAAATCTTGAATGTGAGTGTCTGAAAGGATTTGTGCCAAAGTCCCTAACAGATTGGAATGAAAGGGAGCAGTACAGGGATGGGTGCGTTAGAAATGGCCCATTTAACTGCAGTATTGACAATGGGTTCATAAAGTATCCTAATGTGAAATTGCCAGACACAAGATCTTGTTGGTATAATACAACCATGACTCTAAAGGAATGCAAGAACAAATGCTTGCAGAACTGCTCCTGTACAGCTTATGCAAATGTAAACGTAAAGGATAAAGGAAGTGGTTGTTTGCTTTGGTTTGGTGCTTTACTGGATGTTAAGGATCTTACTGGTCCTGGACAAGATCTTTTCGTAAGGGTGTCTTCCGACTCTGGTGGGTATCTGATGCAATTTTTGTTAACTTTCTGTTTTGATTCTCTTTGTTCAAAGTGTATAATAGATTTTAGTTTCTGACAAGAATCCTACCATatattgttgcaaatatttaatttctgTCAAGTTGAGagtttaaatatatttttatttttgtaggtGGTGGGAAGAAAGGAGTCTGGATGGGAGTAGGCTCCAGTTTGTCGGGTGTCCTGCTCATATGTGGTGCTACTATCTTCGTTCTACGGCAGAAAAGGAGGAAAGGAAGTCAGTATGAAATTAAAAAAGTTGAAGAAAGTATTATAAGTAACAACGACAAGGAGTCGGAGCTGCCAATATTTGCCTTGAATGTAGTAGAGCAAGCTACCAGTTACTTTTCAGACAGCAACAAGCTTGGAGAAGGCGGCTTTGGCCCTGTCTACAAGGTTACAAATTCACATCTTCCATAATTTTGATTTCTTAACAAGTGGTGGATAAAGCTTGTACGTACATAACTGTTGTTTGATAATAATTTACAGGGATTATTGAATAATGGGGTGGAGATAGCAGTGAAAAGACTTTCTAGAGATTCAAGACAAGGATTGGAGGAATTTAAGAATGAGGTTTTATTTATCGCAAGACTTCAGCATCGCAATCTTGTGAGACTTGTAGGATGTTGCATAGAAGCTGAAGAAAGGATGTTAATCTATGAATACATGCCCAATAAAAGCTTGGACCGCTTCATTTTTGGTAATTTGATTTCTCGACTTCACATCCACATGATCCATATATGTCTATTGGAAGTTTAATTTTTGATGGTATTTGCAGATGAGATGTGCAGATCCATATTGGATTGGACAACGCGTTTAGAGATAATCAAGGGGATTGCTCGAGGTTTACTTTATCTTCATGAAGACTCAAGATTGAAAATTGTCCACCGAGATCTTAAGGCAAGCAATATATTACTTGACTCAGAGATGCACCCCAGAATTTCAGATTTTGGGCTAGCAAGATGTTTTGATGCAAATGAACACGAGGCAATGACTACGAGGGTGGTCGGAACATAGTAATATTCTTACCTCCATCGGTCTATAAGAGAGACGTACTCTCATGTTGTTATTTCTTGTCTGTTAACATATCTGAACGCTGGTTTGTGACAGCGGCTATATGCCTCCTGAATACACTATTGACGGAGTCTTTTCAGTAAAATCTGATGTTTATAGCTTTGGAGTATTGGTGCTGGAAATTCTCTCTGGCAAGAAAAATAGAGGGTTCCTACATGCAGATCATCAACACAACCTTCTTGGACATGTAAATGCCTTTCTCTGAATGCAACTTTGCAGCTCTTTTCTATATATTTTTCCAACATGAAACATATATATTTGTACAAGATGAAACACATATATATTTGTACAAGATGAAAAGAACTGTTGTTAAAACTTGATATTGTCTATGTTTTGCAGACATGGAAGCTTTTCAAAGATGGCAATTCTTTGGACATTGTAGAACCATCAATGAAGAACCCGAGCTACGAATTTGAAATGCAAAGATCAATTCACTTGGGTTTATTGTGCGTTCAACAGTATCCAGAAGATAGACCAACTATGTCGTTTGTTAACGCCATGTTATGTGGTGATAGCATATTGCCAGAACCTAAAGAACCTGGCTTTTATTTTCAAAGGAATATGCCGCTTCATTCACTCTCAAATAACACTCATTCAACTTCCAATAACGAAATTACTGTTACTCTGATTTCAGGAAGGTAGACTTATTAATCATCACATCGTTAAGCTGCAATTACCATGTTAAACACGTCTACTTTTTTGGAAAATTTTCAATTAACTACCTTCTGTATACCGAGTTATTCTAGAATACTTGCTTCTGtaaaacttaaaattattttgtaCATACTCTTTGTCACATAACCATAAATTTACACCTCTTTTGCATACACTTCTAAACCAGTAAAGCCCTAATTGGATTCAATCCAGACGAGCTCGAGAATTTCCACTCAAATATCAAAAGCCAATCCAATTCATACAAATTTTCAATTATCTTGCATAAAACAAGAAATTTAAAGACATAATGGAAAGATACAAGATACACTGGAATGGTATTGTATTGTATACATGACATGCACTATAGCAAATTAAACAAATTTCCCTGGATTGAACAACTTTTTTCACTAGCCAAATTCTTTAATAACCCCAAATAAGAACTTTCTTGTAGCATATATAGTCTTCGTCAGTAATATGCTTTCCGCGGGTTGTTCTACAAAAAAAACAATATATACCATAAGTAACGTGAAAGAAAAATATCACCAACAAAGGTATATTCTGGTTAAAGATATTGTTGGAAGGGTTATTTGATAAATCAATCACTGgaacaaaaataagaaagagaGGAATACCAGAGGGTTTGGTCTGTGACGATATCCAAGCATCATGCGCTTCTTGTACTGCTCATAAATATCATCTTCTGGAGTAACCTCACCAGGTTGCTGGGCACCAACACCAAGATGGTCTTTCTTTACATTACCTGCCGCAATTGGATCAGCAATGCCTTTCCTAGAACTTCCCAGGCCTTCACCTGCAAAATATAAATCAAGGATTGAAACTCACAGCTACTTACCAAGTCATTTTATTATTATGTTGGTAAATCGACTCTATTAACAAATAATCAGGTATCTACAAATGCAAAGGCTGCAAATTAGAAACTGCAAGAGACACCTAACAGATGGTTGCGAGTAGAAATGCAAAATGCTCAATATTCCTGAGCAATTTTTCACCATTTAGACTCATGTGTTGTTcaagaagaaaaataaattccTACAAGAACAGTcagctggaaaaaaaaaaagaccaatACTGAGAGTTAACTGCCAGGATTTAGATTTCATTGTCCAAGAAAGGTCTAAAATACTACTCAATGTAGTGAAGTTTTGAATAAAAACATATACGAAGTACAAAGATTTGCTAACTCAAACAAttgcaggaaaaaaaaaagggcaTGTGCAAATAACATTCATTTAACCAAATAGGCTTTAAGCAGGTCAAGGGCTGTGAAAGCTGCCAGAGCACCAGTATAAATTAGCATAAGATCAATCATTTCAACACTACAATAACTATTCAAGTTAGAATTCAATTGTTAGAGAAGCTCTTGAAAGGTCCAGAAATAAGCCATCTGGAACATTTCATTTCAAATAAGAAAAGTAACACATTAACCAAATTTTCAAGTGAATGGACCTCAGAAATTCAAATATGCATGGGATAGAGACAGGGTAGGAAACACACCTTCTTTCCAACCCATTTTCGACAAAAGCTTATGCCCAACGTTATCGGCTTGTATTTTTGCCTTATCAGCAGCCTCTTTGGATGCTTTTTGTGCAGCTGCATCATTACATTTTGCCATAAAACCCTCTAGCTCTTCAAGTGGTATGTAGTCTCCCATGTGATGACCTCTCTTTCCAGAAGCTGTCATAGAAATTTCAAATATGAGTCAGATGTATTTGATTGAACATGCTTCTTAACATGCTCGAGCGGGAAATATCAGAGGAAAGGGGAAATAAAGTTCcactccccccccccctccccccacacacacacacagcaAAAAAATGAAGATTTGATGCATCGGGGTGAAACTTGAAGGTGCAAACAGCAACCAACAGTACTCAATATGGAAGCTATCAAAAGCATCTCTAGGAAAACGCCAACATCAGATAAATATTACGGAGAACCCAATTTCTATTTTCCTTCCAAAAAGTTAGATATTAACCTTGCACTTGAAGGGAAGCTGGGGGAGGCATTTCATCTCGTGATTGTTTAGGTGGTCTTTTCCTCTCTTCCGCTGCTGCTTTCTTCATGTAATACTCCATCATGGCTATAGGATCTGATCCAGAAGCTGATGAACCAGATTCTGCTGCATATATAGATGTTATAAATACTATAATCCTCAATCAAGAAGAAACAGAAGTTCCATGGACATGCAAACATTCATGAATCAAGGAAGACAAGTCAACAAAATCATCAGAAAAATAGAAGACCACCAAGTTCAATCATTAACATCCATGAAAGAGAAATCATATCAATTGGTAGTACTAATTAAGACTAATAATACAACAGAAAGATGAGCAAGCATGAGACCACAAAGTAGGAGAGTATATCATGGAAGATATTTTTAGCAAATCATCACAGAAAGGCCAACATCACATGTAGTTCCGTAGAAAGTAGTTTGCTACAGCTTAATTCAAAACCACGTCCACAACTATTGGACACTACTTGCTGCGGTAATCAATCAAACTTTCCGTTTAATATTGACATGAATAATGCAGAGAAAATCAAAGGACATGTGGACACATATTTTCTCACCACTTCTTGAAGATGTGGTCTCAACAGAACTGGCTTCATTTACGTCATACAAAACATAAGCTGGTGTGTGATAATTTAACTGTGGATTATTTTCCCTTCGAGGAACAATGCTTGCTGAAGCGATCTTATCACCTGCAGATCAAATTTAGAGTAAATACTAGTTCCACAGAGAATGCAAACAATTCTACTCGAACCACAATGCGACATCAACACATCATGGCATAAAACTGTCAATAGAGCAGTGAACAAAACATTGATGATAAAAAGTAAAAATCTTCTTTATGGATGTTATAGCTAGAAAACTATTCTATTGAATATGGAAACTTGCATTTATATGAAGCATAAATATCTGCTGGATTTCCCTAGTTACGTAGTATCTCCAGTTACCCAATGCAAAATTAAAGTTTCCCATACAAGCTCGAAATTCCTCTAAATATTGGAACCACGACTACCAATCTACCATGTACTCCCTTTATCCCTAAATATCTCCATGCCTATTATGGGATGTCCCAGAAAAAAGATCctgaatgaaattaaaataacatgTATTCTCAAATAAATCCCATTCAATTATGTTTGTTCGAAGGTAAATGTGTAAATTCAAAGAACAGTAAAGGAGACATGCTTCACTCCAAAAAACTAAGCCTACCCTGCTGAGAAACGTTTTCTAGTGTGATAAAAAAGTTATATAAAAAGGGACACCAAGGAAGTTTCAACAGTTTACACTTTAAATCTAGGAATGTATACTAAAAACCAGCTTAGAGGAAAGTATATTAGCAACGAGCCATCTTATAGTCTATGCTGAAATTGACGAAGAACTGTCTTCTAAGTAACtgaaatatgtttttttttttaaaagacaCCAATAAGGGTGTCAACCCCTTTACAAAACTGAAGCCTCCCCTACTCACTTAGAAGTCTCataggaaaaaaaattaggCCCTCAATCTGTCCACTCATACATAGTCTTTGTCCAGGAAAACAAGGAAAGACCAGGGACCTTCTTGCTCAAGATCTTCATAATATAGACCTTATGCGCTTTGCTGTGACAAGGCTTCCATACTGTAATGCACTTgtctttcaacctcctcttctaTACTTCCGGGGCATCACTCAATTTACTCTAGTTGACCCAAAAATTTTCCAAATAATAACACTCAAGCGCCCCAAAGAAAGTACCAAAAGTTAGAAGAGTGAGACAGCATAGACTGACTCTTCACCAAGTTCCAAATACTACATCTGCTAGTGATGCTGAAATTACTTCATTTGAATTCTCTTTATATCCTTCATTAATGAGAACTTCTTTCTGGAacaaaaacgaatatttttacATCCTAGCCACAAGATCTATGCAATATACCCAACAAAAAATAGACAACCTGGACCCTCTATCCTCAACAGActgtttttttggtgtt encodes:
- the LOC110781800 gene encoding G-type lectin S-receptor-like serine/threonine-protein kinase At4g27290; this translates as MIATSSGVVILWSLMSLFITCIALDTIPLGKSIRDGTISETLVSANGDFELGFFSPGNSGRRYVGIWFKKIPVPTVVWVANREDPLVDSSGVLQLNNNSLVLYSSTRHVLWYSNSTIKMQNPVAQLLDSGNLVVRDEDENNPDNFLWQSFDYPCDTLLPGMKLGRDLVTGIDRFLTSWKSSDDPSPGSYTYQMDSHGYPQPFVFRDNSVELFRDGPWNGVWFSGTAMLPDDSLVEFVLNNKEMYYTYEMGNIPTRRTLTIDGNIQRLNWNDDTKSWTLLYTKPNDKCDSFAPCGSFGICSVTNLECECLKGFVPKSLTDWNEREQYRDGCVRNGPFNCSIDNGFIKYPNVKLPDTRSCWYNTTMTLKECKNKCLQNCSCTAYANVNVKDKGSGCLLWFGALLDVKDLTGPGQDLFVRVSSDSGGGKKGVWMGVGSSLSGVLLICGATIFVLRQKRRKGSQYEIKKVEESIISNNDKESELPIFALNVVEQATSYFSDSNKLGEGGFGPVYKGLLNNGVEIAVKRLSRDSRQGLEEFKNEVLFIARLQHRNLVRLVGCCIEAEERMLIYEYMPNKSLDRFIFDEMCRSILDWTTRLEIIKGIARGLLYLHEDSRLKIVHRDLKASNILLDSEMHPRISDFGLARCFDANEHEAMTTRVVGTYGYMPPEYTIDGVFSVKSDVYSFGVLVLEILSGKKNRGFLHADHQHNLLGHTWKLFKDGNSLDIVEPSMKNPSYEFEMQRSIHLGLLCVQQYPEDRPTMSFVNAMLCGDSILPEPKEPGFYFQRNMPLHSLSNNTHSTSNNEITVTLISGR
- the LOC110781844 gene encoding SURP and G-patch domain-containing protein 1-like protein isoform X2 is translated as MDKGVPPTLFVNDGSFMEKFKQLHQDKEKGAAIEDCGPKTNVPRNSTPSPSSIKIGMEIKHVNQRKTTTVAPGGKLAFSLKQKSKLVVPSVKLSEDDDEDDAGAGNGSDGDSVKRQKLGQPDASVVSSRKIDVAPPSPSDPAVKKAADRLASFVAKNGRQIEDITRQKNPGNTPFRFLFDGDCTEYKYYEYRIQEEEKSLALNKDLQTTHSGDKIASASIVPRRENNPQLNYHTPAYVLYDVNEASSVETTSSRSESGSSASGSDPIAMMEYYMKKAAAEERKRPPKQSRDEMPPPASLQVQASGKRGHHMGDYIPLEELEGFMAKCNDAAAQKASKEAADKAKIQADNVGHKLLSKMGWKEGEGLGSSRKGIADPIAAGNVKKDHLGVGAQQPGEVTPEDDIYEQYKKRMMLGYRHRPNPLNNPRKAYY
- the LOC110781844 gene encoding SURP and G-patch domain-containing protein 1-like protein isoform X1 — protein: MDKGVPPTLFVNDGSFMEKFKQLHQDKEKGAAIEDCGPKTNVPRNSTPSPSSIKIGMEIKHVNQRKTTTVAPGGKLAFSLKQKSKLVVPSVKLSEDDDEDDAGAGNGSDGDSVKRQKLGQPDASVVSSRKIDVAPPSPSDPAVKKAADRLASFVAKNGRQIEDITRQKNPGNTPFRFLFDGDCTEYKYYEYRIQEEEKSLALNKDLQTTHSGDKIASASIVPRRENNPQLNYHTPAYVLYDVNEASSVETTSSRSAESGSSASGSDPIAMMEYYMKKAAAEERKRPPKQSRDEMPPPASLQVQASGKRGHHMGDYIPLEELEGFMAKCNDAAAQKASKEAADKAKIQADNVGHKLLSKMGWKEGEGLGSSRKGIADPIAAGNVKKDHLGVGAQQPGEVTPEDDIYEQYKKRMMLGYRHRPNPLNNPRKAYY